TCGTCACCACCACCACTGGAAAGAGACGCGGTTCACTCGCCAGCCGCGACCGGTCGCCCGACCCACACCCCACGAATCCACGACCACACCCCGAGTAATCAGATTCAAGCGCCCCTCTGCCGAACGGACTCGTATGCAGACACACATCGTCCCGGTCGGGTTCGACTACGACCGGCTCATCGCACCCCTGGTCCGCGACCAGTTCGACGTGGACCGGGTCATCCTGCTCGAGGGGGCGGTGGGGAGCGAGGCCAACGTCGAGTACTCCCAGAACCTCTCGAAGAAGCTCGAAAAAGACTTCCAGAACCTGCTCGGCGCCGAGACCGAGCGCCTCGTCCTCGCGGACGTGTACGACTACGACGCCGCGTTCGAGCAGGCCTACGACCTCATCAACGACGAACTCGACCGCGGGAACTCGGTGTGGGTCAACATCGCGGCGATGCCCCGGACCGTCTCGTTCGCGTTCGCGACCGCGGCGCACTCCCTGATGGTCGAGCGCCAGGAGGACCGCCAGCACATCCACACCTACTACACCGCGCCGGAGAAGTACCTCGAGACGGAACTCGCAGAGGAACTGCGCGAACAGCGCGACCTGCTGCAGGACCTGCTCGACGACGGGGTCGAGGACGACCGCGTCGAGGAGCGCCTCGACACCGCGACCGGCCTGCTGGAGGAGTTCGACGAGCGCGGGACGACCATCGGCGCGAAGGAGATCGGCGGCAGCCACATCGTGGAACTGCCGGTGGCGTCGTTCTCGAACGTCAAACCGTTCGAGGAGGTCATCCTGTTCAAACTCGGCGAGGAGGGCGAGTTCGACTCCGTCTCGGAACTCGCCGAGGCACTGGCGAAGGAGCTCAACGAGGAGTACACCGACTCCTTCCGGTCGAAGGTCATCTACAACGTCGACCGGCTCGGCCCGGGCGGGAAGGGCTACATCGAGCAGGAGGAGGTCGGGAAGTCCTACCGGACGCGACTGTCCCGAATCGGCGAGCTGTGGGTGCGGGCGCACTCCGGCGAGGAGTGATTCCGGGCTCCGGTACTGTCCTCTCGTCTCCTGCCGCCAGCTCTCGGGCCACCAACACTTTGGCGGGGGAAACAGTCGGTCGGGCCATGGGTCTGGGTTCGCTCTTCGGCTGGAACAACCCGGCGTACCGGAAGTACTACCTGCTGACCACCGCGCCGGTCATGCTGCTGGTCCTCGTCCTCACCGGGGACACCACCGCGACGTGGCTCGCGTTCCTCGTGATGGTGCTCGTCTGGATGGTCGTCGACCGGGTCGCGTGACGCCGCGACACGCCACCGCTGACTTTTTATCCCACCGTCGACCATGCTCTCCTATGGAGCACCCTGCTGCCGCCGTAGTACGTCCGTAAGGCCAGCCAGCGGTGCCCGGCGATTCTCGCGCGACCACCGTTTCGCGTAGCAGCCGCACCAGAGAACGCATCGCACAGGCGCGACTGCATCGATTGTATTAAACGGCGAATGGACGACTGACCGCACAACGAGATTCACCTATGCCAGAAGGAGACTACGACCCCCAGGCGACAGAGGAGGAGTGGCAGAACCGATGGGTCGACGAGAAGACCTACGCGTACCAGCCCGAGGACGAGGAAGTCGACCCGAACACCGTGTTCGCCATCGACACGCCGCCGCCGACGGTGTCCGGGAGCCTGCACATGGGCCACCTGTACGGCCACACGCTGCAGGACTTCGCGGCCCGCTTCCAGCGGATGCACGACGGCGACGTCATGTTCCCGTTCGGCTACGACGACAACGGCATCGCCTCCGAGCGACTGACCGAGTCCGACCTGGGCATCAAGCACCAGGACTACGAGCGCCGCGAGTTCCAGCAGAAGTGCCGCGAGGTCTGCGAGCAGTACGAGGCCGAGTTCACCGAGAAGATGCAGAACCTCGGCATGAGCATCGACTGGGACCGCACCTACAAGACCATCGAGCCGCGGGTCCAGCGCATCTCCCAGCTCTCGTTCCTCGACCTCTACGAGCAGGGCCGCGAGTACCGCAAGAAGGCGCCCGCCATCTGGTGTCCCGAGTGTGAGACCGCCATCTCGCAGGTCGAACAGGAGGACGCCGAGCGCCACACCCACTTCAACGACATCCGGTTCGACCTCGCCGAGCCGACCGACGACGGGCGCGAGAGCTTCGTCATCGGGACGACGCGCCCGGAACTGCTCCCGGCGTGTGTCAGCGTCTTCGTCCACCCCGACGACGAGGACAACCAGGACCTCGTCGGCGAGACCGCCGAGGTCCCCATCTTCGGCCACGAGGTCCCCATCATCGAGGACGACCGCGTCGACCTCGAGAAGGGCACCGGCGTCGTCATGTGCTGTACCTTCGGCGACCAGAAGGACATCGAGTGGTACCAGGCCCACGACCTGCCGCTTCGCGTCGCCATCGACGAGTCCGCGACGATGACCGACCTCGCGGGCGAGTACGAGGGCATGAGCACGCACGAGGCCCGCGAGGCCATCGTCGAGGACCTCGACGACGAGGGCTACCTCGAGGGGCGCGAGGACCTCACGCACACGGTCCAGGTCCACGAGCGCTGTGAGACCGACGTCGAGTTCCGCGTCTCCAAGCAGTGGTACATCGAGATCCTCGACCACAAGGACGAGTACCTCGAGGCCGGCGAGGAGATGGACTGGTACCCCGAGAAGATGTTCACCCGGTACAAGCACTGGATCGAGGGGCTGGAGTGGGACTGGCTCATCTCGCGCCAGCGCGATTCGGGGATTCCGTTCCCGGTCTGGTACTGCGACGACTGCGGCCACGAGGTCGTCGCCGAGCGCGAGAGCCTGCCGGTCGACCCGCTCTCGGACGACCCGCCGGTCGACTCGTGTCCCGAGTGCGGCCACGACGCGTTCGAACCCGAGGAGGACGTCCTCGACACGTGGGCGACCTCCAGCCTGACCCCGCTGGTCAACGCCGGCTGGGACTGGGATGGTGAGAACGAGGAGTTCACCTTCGCGAACCCCGAACTCTACCCGGCCGACCTGCGCCCCCAGGGCCACGACATCATCAGTTTCTGGCTGTTCCACACCGTCGTCAAGTGCTACGAGCACACCGGCGAGGTGCCCTTCGACGCGGTCATGATCAACGGGCACGTCCTCGACGAGAACCGCGAGAAGATGTCGAAGTCGAAGGGCAACGTCGTCGACCCGGCCCGCGTCGTCGCGGACTTCCCCATCGACGCCATCCGCTACTGGGCCGCCTCGACCGCGGTCGGCGACGACTTCCCGTTCAAGGAGAAGGACATCGTCGCGGGCGAGAAGCTCCTGCGCAAGCTCTGGAACGCCTCGAAGCTCATCGACCACCTCGCGCCCGAGGCCGTCGCCGAGCCCGACGAGCTGGACGACCTCGACGAGTGGATCCTGGCCGAACTCGACGACACGGTCGAGACGCTGACCGACCACTTCGTCGAGTACGAGTTCGCGAAGGCACGGGACACCCTCCGGACGTTCTTCTGGAACACGTTCTGTGACG
This window of the Haloarchaeobius amylolyticus genome carries:
- a CDS encoding HFX_2341 family transcriptional regulator — protein: MQTHIVPVGFDYDRLIAPLVRDQFDVDRVILLEGAVGSEANVEYSQNLSKKLEKDFQNLLGAETERLVLADVYDYDAAFEQAYDLINDELDRGNSVWVNIAAMPRTVSFAFATAAHSLMVERQEDRQHIHTYYTAPEKYLETELAEELREQRDLLQDLLDDGVEDDRVEERLDTATGLLEEFDERGTTIGAKEIGGSHIVELPVASFSNVKPFEEVILFKLGEEGEFDSVSELAEALAKELNEEYTDSFRSKVIYNVDRLGPGGKGYIEQEEVGKSYRTRLSRIGELWVRAHSGEE
- a CDS encoding valine--tRNA ligase, with the translated sequence MPEGDYDPQATEEEWQNRWVDEKTYAYQPEDEEVDPNTVFAIDTPPPTVSGSLHMGHLYGHTLQDFAARFQRMHDGDVMFPFGYDDNGIASERLTESDLGIKHQDYERREFQQKCREVCEQYEAEFTEKMQNLGMSIDWDRTYKTIEPRVQRISQLSFLDLYEQGREYRKKAPAIWCPECETAISQVEQEDAERHTHFNDIRFDLAEPTDDGRESFVIGTTRPELLPACVSVFVHPDDEDNQDLVGETAEVPIFGHEVPIIEDDRVDLEKGTGVVMCCTFGDQKDIEWYQAHDLPLRVAIDESATMTDLAGEYEGMSTHEAREAIVEDLDDEGYLEGREDLTHTVQVHERCETDVEFRVSKQWYIEILDHKDEYLEAGEEMDWYPEKMFTRYKHWIEGLEWDWLISRQRDSGIPFPVWYCDDCGHEVVAERESLPVDPLSDDPPVDSCPECGHDAFEPEEDVLDTWATSSLTPLVNAGWDWDGENEEFTFANPELYPADLRPQGHDIISFWLFHTVVKCYEHTGEVPFDAVMINGHVLDENREKMSKSKGNVVDPARVVADFPIDAIRYWAASTAVGDDFPFKEKDIVAGEKLLRKLWNASKLIDHLAPEAVAEPDELDDLDEWILAELDDTVETLTDHFVEYEFAKARDTLRTFFWNTFCDDYLEIAKQRLDEEDSQSTKYALRTAHQTFLKLFAPLMPHITEELWHDMHGEESVHLQEWPEPQGYEANLTAGENAMAVIGALRRYKSEHQLPLNAELDHVKVYGDIGGFADAIRGVMHVGELELLAEAPEITTEIADISLEYSTLGPKYGGKVGEFDQAIAAGEYELDGDVMRVAGEELAADEFEVREERTYSGEGEMLETEDTLVIVA